A segment of the Necator americanus strain Aroian chromosome IV, whole genome shotgun sequence genome:
TAATAGGAGCTATATGTACGCTGCATTTCATGTAGGTGGAATGACGATGATACAATTTAGAGATGTTGTAGGTGGTTTTATTCTTCTAGCCaggtttggtaccaatttgtcagCCAGATGCTGCTTTCGACAAGCTTCTTAGGTTTACAAATAGGAACATAACCGCTGCATCAATAACGAAATGcttaaaacaattaaaatcGTCCAAGATTCTAATTGACATTAGCTTGATTTTATGAAAACCCACCATCAAGTgaaattaggagaaaaaaaacctaattcaGTTCACTAAACCTGTTTGATTTTaatacttttgaaaattgaaagcgTTTATTAAAAGGAAATGTTTTCAGTGGTTTGTCAAGTCTTCTGTCCAGATCCTAAATGCTGTGAACATACGAGAGAATTCAAGCAAGTAAACGCATGCAAAGATAAACATCGATTTGATCAAAAGAATTCCAACACTTAtgttaaaacaaacaaaacatggGCAATAGCGGTTAGTTTTCTTGCGTCCTTGAAGGTGATGAAGTTGATATCAAAAACTTGACATCAACTTTTTTACTAGCATAAATTTCTAACTATTGTAAATTGATTTCTTCTAGTTTTATTGTTCCCTTTCAAGGGaaacgtttttgaaaaaaaaattacagtatgGAACTGGAGATGCGAGGGGATTTTTTGGAAGAGATACAGTCCGTTTGGGTGCTGAAGGAAAGGATCAGCTCGTTATTAATGATACGTGGTTCGGACAAGCAGAGCATATAGCTGAATTTTTCAGTAATGTGAGTATTTCTACCTAGCTATTGATACAGTACTAGCAGGTCGTAATCTCCTGTAGTAATTACAAGTTCAGGACTTTTCAGAATCAAAGGAGAAACTGTTGTTTACGATTGTACTTCGACATTTTTTCCGtttaaagagggtcccggcggatttgTCGCATGTCCCGCTCATACCTTGGCAGAACAATTAGCAGATGATGCGGATCCTAAATAAACTCACTTTTGTTGGTACCTAAATACTGTTGACTGCTGCTCTGCTTACCttccgctaatcatacgctgcatcgtAAGCTAGGACGTAATCCACGAGCTACTAAGTTGTTTTGGGGAATCAGATACAAAcactggaattttgtgatgtgaggtgagCACGAGAAACATCCTCACATGAGGTATGAGAGaaagatttattattatcctgTAAGTCTCAAGGTTTTCTGTAGCCTCATTATTTCCGGACGAAGGGGGCTTCTGTATCTGTGATCTCTTGGAAGAAAAGTAGATCAtttcgtaagatttctagGCTTCTTCAGGGTaatatccaggaaaaaaatccgctcTTTTTCTCGTTTAGTGAATCATCACACAAAATATAGTGTATTACTACAATAAGTACATTGTTTTTAACTTAATTGGTAATTTCTGCAACCCTCCACCATTCATctctaaatatttctttataaCTGTGTAGTTCTTTTTGCTGTTATGGTCAGAATTCCCATAAACGAGTGGAGTGTGGCTTTGTCGGGGTGTGTTCGTGTATCCCCTGacatatccactggacacataatgtctcggaggcagtCGCCAAGAATCTGCAAGGACCCTCTTTACCCCACCATTTGACATGAGTTTTGGCTCAAAATAGGATCATGTTGGACTAGGACAGTGAAGGCGTTGTAGGCCAAGAACAAAAGGTCCGATAATAGATGATTCGTAATGGAACAATGGATTCACTTCCAGACTTTCCTTGATGGCATTCTCGGACTCGCTTTTCAAGAACTGTCAGAAGGAGGCGTCGCTCCTCCAATAATTCGTGCCATTGACCTTGGACTTCTCGATCAACCAATATTTACTGTCTATTTCGAAAATGTCGGAGGTAGGAGTTTTCTCCCGTTCATCCCAAATTCTCTATTCACACCGAATGCGTCTATGTGCTATTTCATAAATTGAAGACAGCCTTACATAGAAATTGTGACGttaaaatgtcaaaaattacTTAGTAACTATCACAGTGAAACGCGAAACACTCACTGAAAATCAGTAAATCATGGTCCTCAAGCGCGCGGGATTTCAGATTACATTGCGAGACaacatacatatattatattctatacacatattatattacatcTTCTATacacatattatattatatattctgTTATTATATAATGTAATACAATAATAGAATATATAATTTGTGTttagaatataaatatatattataatataatatatacatttCTATTCATATATCCTATACACACAGTCTGGTTTCTCCAACATGACCAATCCGACAACGGATCGTCGGTCCAAACTGCTACATTGGAAGTCAGATCATTTTCAATCGGCTAAAATCCGTAACAGAGCTGGTTTCTGCAACACACGTTCAATCACAATTTTTATCATTTGTCAGGGAGCTTTCGTACTTTCTGAAATAATCTGAAAGCTTCTAGGTAAGATAATCTAGCGGTAATCTCGTTTGACTTGATATCtgaaggcagcgcatcacgattttgacgaaATCACAGTGAAAGTCTAGAATTTGTGCTGGAGATTACGAAAACCAACGCGGTCCCGTTTAtcttccctaatcgtcgtaaaacatggcgtgggaaccgctccAGTTCCttcgaggtacgttagaacacgcaCCCTTGAAAATCCCTCAGCAGCCcacttattcattttattgaatGGGCTGCtaaggagacctcattaatcttcgatcgctcgctcgtgaacacggcgcgtgcacaaaggtgcaGTCGATTTCGTAGGCAGGATCGGGgacttccacgccgttttttatgacAAGTAGGTTAGGGTAAGCGGAATCACGCTGGTTTCAGTGATCTACAACAAAAACTCTAGGGTTTCGCGGTGGTTtctgcaccacgtcaaaatcgtaaTACCCTTTTTTAAGTATTTTTAAGCTTACTTGAGTCCACACATCTCTAGTATCTGTGTTCAGAAAACAATGTTACTTGAGGCCGGGGTTGCTGGAGGTTCGCGCTAATATTATTGTACATATATGGTCGCAGGTGTGGGTCCGTTTGAGGAAGGTGGAGGAACTTTACCAAACAAAGAATTTCAAACGCTACTGTTACTAACAACGCTACTACTCGAAATCacactgacaaaaaaaaagcccttGTAAAGAAGCGTTTTTTAAAAGGTATCGAAATATGCTTAGCATGgctcgcttaaaggcatcaccccacgaatccgaggtggtacggatttcaggtggagtattcttatcggggtcgtagattatgaagagggggggggggggtgattccgtccatttctccctaattgccgtaaaaaaacggcctggaagtgcacaaggctggagcgctccaatcgaacatgttgtagaaaatagcgcaccggaacgctcgaagccgtatctcccgggctgtttcttacggcaattaggaagaaatggacggaatcactcccctctccatagtctactatcctgtacacaaatactccacctaaaatctgcaaaacctcagattcgtggagtgatgcctttaaaggtcatacgaatctgacgtgctAGGGATTTGCAATGGATAAACTCTGTACGGAGTAGTAGATTTCGCGATTAAtagtggttccactcatctctccttaatcgtagtaagaaaacgacgtgaaagactccctttttattttaaggaCGTTATtgtctcaaaaaataaaaatctaaataatAGTAGTGTCGGAAATAAATGAGATCCGTGGTACTGTACATAAATCCATTCAGATGTTTTGAACTTGTATTTGAACAGAAGATCCTCTATCAGCGTTCGTATAAGAAATCTTCCGTCCTACCTGGGCAACTTGAGATAGCAGTAATTTTGCgtgaaataatttgaaaagcaAGCATCTGATCtattgtctgttttttttttcttttaacaatACCAAATACATACAACCACTATAATATTTCGACCTTATATTGCCCCGttgcttcactttttttttctccggatTATATGCTGCTTTGTTAGCTATATCTTCCAAGGTTAAGTTTTCCATCACTTGATTTCCTAGCGTTGAAAGAGAAGGAATTGtactttttaaattaaaattgtcaGAGGACACAGCTTGgcaataatttttgtttttactagcaaatataacaaataatccATATCTATGCTTAGTTTTAGAGTAACTGACAATCATTTTCAGACAAAGAAGGTGTTTATGGAGGTGCTTTCACCTGGGGTGGTCTCGATCCCGATCATTGCGAAGATGAGGTCACATATGAACAGCTAACCGAAGCAACTTACTGGCAGTTTAGAGTAAGTAACTCCTTTTTGTTGTATCTTGTatgaaaagagaggaaattcttgaagaaaaaaccaatgaaacaaaaatttctgggAAACGGGGATTTGACTAATCCAGAGGGATCTAGGAAAACGAtataaagaaacatttttaccTCTAATGGCTTCGTCATTCCTAATTGTATGAAGTGTATACAGCTAGTCGGccaaagaaaatcaaacagTGACCAAGAACGATTTCTTGATATCTTgtaaattcgttttttttttttgacaaacatGGTTCTATTAGAATTCTCTCGGCACATGGGATGGGACCCATTCAAACTCTAGAAACTGATCTCTTTAGAAATTGTTAAAAGAAATTCCTTAAATAATTGTTCGAGTAAGCCATTTACCCGGCAATCTTTTGACTTGAGTTTCTTGacgttttcggttttttttctggtgaaaAATCACTGTTATTGTAAGCAAATGGATCATGGCAAATTAAACAGACCTGATATTCCGCCGCCATGTTCTAAGCAACTTATATGCGCCCAAAGTGATCTTTTTACAGGATTTGTATGTCGAAACAGTAAGGAGGTTACTGTATCTAAATCCAACTTAATCAAAGTGCCAATGATCAGCACAAGACTGTTGTAAAACAACTTGTTCGCGCATCCTTTCACATTTATAAACacacatagaaataaaaaaaaaacatggccAAGTTGTTTTTTCGCCATTAAGTAgggatttcttttgttctacAATCTAGTggtattcttatttttttaattccattaattactgtattttttgctCATTGAATTGTCAAGTGGAAGAAACAGAGTATCTTAGACAGCTTTTGAAATCCgcatttaattaatttgacaAGGCTACTGAACCAGAGATTTGTTTTGAGGAGGAACAATCCTTGGAACTATCGCTCGCTTCTTCTCTTTGCGCTTCGAAAGTCGGAAATTTGACCTCAAAGACGCTCTGGATAGCCACTTGAGGGAACTCgtccttttcaatttttccaaagaGCAAAATTTGAAGCAAATTAACCCTTTGCCGTTTCGTTATCAACGTATGTGCGacaatgaaaatatccactttatATTCACTGTCATCGTAGCGGGGACACGCTTGTTTAGCTTATTTCagtacttccagaaaaaaaagaaaatttgttccttTCTCCTCCCGGTTTTCTGCACTGcatttttacttattcacatctttttttttatttcacatacttcggaaaggaaagaaaacaactgtgTCTTTAAACAGACAAGGAAAGGGAAGACGAACAGAGACCCTGCGAGTTTAATGATTTTTGTCTTAGGAGGCCTCGAGCGCAGATGGGTGACTGCTTCCAAAATATCatactttgagaaatttcaaaatataaatgGATTATTTCGTTActattttataaattaaaattagctaGAAATCATTTGATGGcacagcaaataaataaacaattaataaataaaaacaaaataaacgacaaacaaatacaaaagtaaacgaaaaatctaaaaaaatatgtggcTCTAAAAAGTATGTTCTAGGGGCCTAACCCAAGCGTTCTTCATAACAATTCAAACAATCTGCTCTTATCGTTCAAcaagtttttcaatttttcattttgttttttttttcgggtatTTGTTGTCCCTATTTTGTAAAAGATAAATCATGCCTTTTTCAATGTTATTCATGCACATCAGTCATTTCTACGAGCATCATCGACAGAATTAACACCTCTCTCGAATACAAAAAGTAGATAGCGAAGAAGATACTCCATTTATCCACTTGACATCAACATTACTTTAAAACAAGCAAagtagaaaaacgaaaaaaaatgaaaagacaaAACACAGCGTCTTGTaggggaaaaatttgaaattcagaAGAGATTTTGTCAAAGCTTTTTAGTTCGGCATAtgattgtgaagaaaaaaaagttcatgaTTTACTCTTCAACAATATATTATGAGAAACATCATGTGGATATTATATTAACGGAAAATTGacactttcaaaaattctcacaTTTCAGCTTAAAGGAGTGTCGTCTAAGAACTTCTCGTCGACGGCTGGTTGGGAAGCAATATCCGACACTGGTACCTCCTTAAATGGAGCCCCTAAGGGGATACTAAGAAGTATTGCAAGACAGTATAATGGACAGGTGATTATTCGACTTGTTTACTGTTATAATCGactaaaggcaccaccccatgaatttgaggtgatacggatttcaggtggagtattcgtatacagcacagtagattatggagagaaggtgattcagtccattccttcctaattctcgtaaaaaaacggcccggaagatacggcgcgtgcacacggctggtgcgctccagtcgaactccttgtagaaaatatcgcgccggaacgttcgaagccatattttccgggccttttttcacggcaattaggaagaaatggacggaatcacccttctctctgtAATCTACGAactgtatacgaataattcacccgaaatccgtgccacctcagattcgtggggtgatgtcttcaaTATCTCACTCTGGGGTGTAGgaggagagaggagaaagAGGGAGAAATGGGGGAAgttgaaaacaaattgaacGCACCCACTGCGTGCTAGATGGAGacagaaataaaactaaaagtgACCTCGCCCATTCACTGAAGGATGCCGAATCTGAGCGCCCGACTTCCAAGCGTGGATTTTTTGATGTGCTTGCACCAGCTTCTTCCTGGGATTTTGGCACTTCCAGTACAATCAAATGACTGAGAGGAGGATGGAAACTAACTTGCAACCTCTCTCCAAATTAGGCTATCCGTGCCTGTACAGGACtagaggaaatgaaagaaggacAGAGTTGTGGACAACTAGGCTACCAAAATGGAGAACATCCGTGGTAAATATAGGGCACGTTGAATTGATTTTTACAAAAGAGCCTAGCGcaaagaatatgaaaaaaaaacaaatgtggcCCGTAAAGTATGGATGTTCAAAGTAATGCACAACGTGAAATAAATGACTGCCGCTGAGAAAATGTTGCGCGTAAATGCCAATTTTGGTTATTTTCGTCATATTCGGCCATCGAATCATCCAAGCAATGGCCAGAAAGTGGTCGAATTTCGAAGATGGAATTGGAAGAGTCCTGCAGAgatgaacaaattttcaacCAGATCGTTGATCGCTGTATGTGTATCCACAGAAGATGATCCGGAGTACTTCACATTGATCGAGTTCCGTTCTTGCGACacgtcaaaaaaagaaaaattcacgaaaagAAGTCCGAAGACAACATTGAAATGTGGAACTGGGACCTTTTCGATTctgatgacaaaaaaaagaaaaaaaaaggaaaacactgACGAGAAATCTAATAACTCATCCATCATCTTCAAAACTGTATGCGGAGCACATTGAGAGCTTAAAAGTGACCGAGAGGTGgaattttttgcagtttttcgtCGACATTTAGCAGATTAGCGAAGGCGAACTATAAACGATTAAGggggcatttttttttaaaggtttgcATATTTTGACCGtgataaacaaaaaagcaagCCCAGGCTATGACGTTGTTCTTTTCGATGATCAATGagaatcaaaattaaaagcgCTGTCGGcaatcttttttatctttaaaggcattaccccacgaatctggcgcgGTGTGCATTTTAGTATACCTATATTTttagtatacctatatcgggtcctAGAATATGAAtgcggggtggttccgctctctctgcatcaccgtaaacagacggcttcagAATGCAATTTTCTACTACGTCTTCTATTGCAACgggccacccttgcgccctgcccccgcctgcgattcgtcgaatgaaatgaattgcccatcGGGGCGTCCGAACGGACTTTCGAccaatcgcaggcgggggaaGGGAGCAATTGTGGCGCGTTACAGaaaggacgtcgtaagaaacagcgttccggtgcCGTCTGTTTATAGTGGTGCAGGGAGcgatgagcggaaccgcccctgtattcataatctacgacccgatgtaggtatactccaacgaaaatccataccacgccagattcgtggggtgattcctttaaacaACATCCTCCAAACAAATACTCAGTTAACTTCATCCATGTGAAATAATGTGAAACcttacagaaaagaaaaagtgatatGTCTTATGTCCTTTGAATGTTACAGTACGTCGCATCTCAAGGTCTCTACGTCGTCGACTGCAGTAAAAATGTGACCGTTGACGTGACCATTGGCGACAGAAACTACACTATGACTGCGAAAAATCTCGTACTTGAAATACAGGCTGATATATGTATTATGGCATTTTTCGAAATGGACATGTTCATTGGACCAGCATGGATTCTTGGCGACCCATTTATTCGAGAATATTGCAATATTCATGACATTGAAAAGAAGCGGATTGGTTTTGCAGCTGTAAAACATTGATCGATTATAAATGTAATGGGCTATTTTGTCATAAATTGCTCAATAAAGTTTTTTGACTCGGACATTATTACATCCGaagatgggattttttttaaaatatgattCCAATGTCTCAAGGAATAAGCTGTGTACACAAAATAAAGatctttttccaaatttcataTCTGAAAGACTGTTATAAAAGTTTCGAACCACATTTAACATTTAGAAGAAACATTATATAGCTGTTACTTGAATTTATCTAGTCTTTAATTCTATTCTTACTTTAATTGGCAAATTATCATTCTATACGATAACATCAAAAGATTTATGGAGTTTTAGTtctagctcttttttttacacatttgtGCAAATAGTAAATAGTATCAGAGAAATGTTTGAAGAGAAGTTTGATACGGAATTTCAAGATACTTTAGATAGGAAATACGGAGGATTTGTTCATGTATATTTGATCTGAATCACTACTACTTCATGAAATTACCAGTTTCCTCATTATGAACTGTTTCTGCTTCCCACAATGTTCTCACTTCTCACTATGACTGTACTAGGAAccaaaatggaagaaataataacacaataagaacaaaaagccaacaaaacccaaaaaaaaacgaacaaaaaccaaaaaaaaaacaaaaaaaatcgctttcaATTTGTTTGGGATATAATCGATATTataaaaaacgatgaaaaataagcagaaatttttcacCGGCCCAGTAAGGAGATAAACCCACCCAGTCAGTATGTTATTGTGACCGTAATCACATCTCATGAATTTGACTTCATTGTGATTATTGCGAACGTTGTTATGGTgtggtcaaaacgaaatcaagctcggtgcagttgcgtatgcggttgcgctcgaagcgatgcgctGGAACGTAGCGGTCGGATCGGATTGAGGGGGAACGCTCGTTAGCAACATTCGTTGTtgcggttcgcgatggtcccacctcgatgaTTTCAACCGTtcaaccgctacactccaccgcaccgctccaccgcaccgcttcgagcgcagccggaTACGCAAATCCACCCGGATCGATGTGATTTTTGAGACGACTGtgcatgagaagaaaaattcgcgAAAACCTTTTGATAATACATATGTTAATGGAATGACATAAAGACGGAATGTCACATATTTCTTGTAGATACAGATATGTTATATATCTATCAGATATAATTGAATCAGATATTTCTCAGCGCAGGGCATCGCGGAAATGGTATCCTGGAATACAGTGCACCAGATATACATAAGAAAGGAAGTGGAAAGTATTGCTGTAAAACAAATCCTAATTTATACATCAAGTTTCAAACCCCACATCACACTACATAAACTTAAAGGCAATCTAATCAATATTTATTTCGgatcatatttaatttttttataattatttaccTTACCCGTCAATAGTTGTATCAATAGCTCACCATAAATCACTGTAGGATTAACAGGCCATCAATTTGAC
Coding sequences within it:
- a CDS encoding hypothetical protein (NECATOR_CHRIV.G17227.T1) produces the protein MRSILVLVALIGCIAAGVYKIPLKRITPPMIKMLRAGTWETYVEGMRKRQLQLLKERKVHIQDVLGYANMEYLGEITIGTPQQKFLVVLDTGSSNLWVPDDSCYKEKRPDRCLVSNCDAGLVCQVFCPDPKCCEHTREFKQVNACKDKHRFDQKNSNTYVKTNKTWAIAYGTGDARGFFGRDTVRLGAEGKDQLVINDTWFGQAEHIAEFFSNTFLDGILGLAFQELSEGGVAPPIIRAIDLGLLDQPIFTVYFENVGDKEGVYGGAFTWGGLDPDHCEDEVTYEQLTEATYWQFRLKGVSSKNFSSTAGWEAISDTGTSLNGAPKGILRSIARQYNGQYVASQGLYVVDCSKNVTVDVTIGDRNYTMTAKNLVLEIQADICIMAFFEMDMFIGPAWILGDPFIREYCNIHDIEKKRIGFAAVKH